DNA from Triticum aestivum cultivar Chinese Spring chromosome 7D, IWGSC CS RefSeq v2.1, whole genome shotgun sequence:
ggatgggcgccatgtcatcgatccgtgtgacAACGAATTCCACCAATGGGAATAGAGCACATATAattgtgttttttcttttgtttttcttataCTTTTTCACATGAAAAAATCAAATATTGATCTCAcattgtgcacaagagtgcatcttcaaatgccaaacaatgttgccttagaaagttttcattttctttagacgaaaactcaattttccattttttttgagtgcccaaaatgggtTTAATcatgaagggcctaccaaatatttgttataaaattggaccaaatcatttttctaaaatattaggtcATATTTAATCCAtagttgaccaaatggttgggtgtcaaaagcttttatccacctctcgtgaaaaacacAAACTTCTgtcgattcaataggaagcgggtcaaatttaaactgcagctacctcgtagtttcctctttgttttttccaaaaatcatttctaggtacttaagtatatatttaatcagagaaacacaaaaaaaattccaagattcaactacTAGCTATGAACCGTCATTCCGCcggtttgaccgcattttgaaacgggtataaaagattcaaaaaaaccaaaaaattggaaaaccttcgcattgtgtcattatatgtgactaagttaccaggaaaaataataaatttataatacggcaattcttttaaaaaagtgttctcagaaatgagctatcatgtgtgaagattcatggctttcaacccaaatgctcaatcttatggccacattcatggcatagtttgttcaaatgatctcatattgtgcacaagggtgcatattggaatgacaaacaatgttgcctaaggaagttttcattttctttagacgaaaaaatcattttccattttttgagtgctcaaaatggttttttttgtgaagggcctaccaaatatttgttgcaaaattggaccaaatcatttttctaaaatactatgccatatttaatgcacaattgaccaaatggttgggtgtaaaaagtttttgatccacctctggtgaaaaagacaaatttccgccgattcagtaggaagcgggtcaaatttgaactgcggctgcctcatagtttgctatttcttttttacaaaaatcatttctaggtaccaaagtatctatttaatcagagaaacaccaaacaaattccaagattcaaccactagctaggaacggtcattcccgccgttttgaccgaattttgaaacgggcataaaaaattcaaaaaaaatcaaaaaattggaaaaccttcgcattgtgtcattatatgtgaccaagttaccaggaaatataataaacttgtaatacggcaattcttttagaaaagtgttctcggaaatgagctatcatgtgtgaagattcatggctttcaacccaaatgctcaatcttatggccacattcatggcatagtttgttcaaatgatctcatattgtgcacaagggtgcatattggaatggcaaacaatgttgcctaaggaagttttcattttctttgcacggaaaattcattttccatttttcgagtgcctgcaatgaggtttttttgtgaagggacTACCAAATAATTGTCGCAAAAACGGACtacatcaattttataaaatactaggccatgtttaatgcacaattgaaaaaatggttgggtgtaaaaaagtttatccacctctggtaaaaaagacaaatttccgccgattcagtaggaagcgggtcaaatttgaactgcagctgccttatagtttgctgtttattttttccaaaaatcatttccaggtacataagtatctatttaagcataaatacatggtttggtggtgatacgttgaggtttggacggtggcccagggccccaactccaaagcgcgtagtctcgcatgcccgccgcgtggtcaccgcatgaccatggcattgccatgcgttctgggaagcctaggaatgtctagtaggtttggcactccccaggtagatgcttggaagaaaataacaacagaagaatctcacgagggGACCGgacaatgctcaaacatgaattaccacccaagtgtttgattagtggtacggaaaatgcacatggccaatgagcctgagttttggccgaggatgatcatgtactaaggacactatcttggaaaatttgcagctcaaatggaggagcctaggtgtcacttgctttgcaacgtaccaCACTGCACATAAATATGAATGCTGAAGCCacactcacatgtattgttagatgggggtcaaattttgtggagagcaatgatttgggaatatagaagttgtggcaaaaattcagctcattaggatatgcctagctagtacttccttcacaacagttcgagttgaacaaaaactttggaaatttgctgagaaagatttaccaggcaaatggagttgaatattgtcatgaggcaatgatttggatagtaaagaatgcccaattttttttgggaattttgagaatgacagaaatataggttgcttcacaacctagggcaaaaattgacacatggacatgacacataggcaaaactgatgaggtggcgcctagtcatagcaataagtagcaatgcatccacgttcacaacctcatgaccatttatattggtcgtaatcaggtagaaataaggtcacCGATCACTCTtgtctgctttgtgaccatttggtgtaagcgATTTCAGGTTTTGAGCCCTTCCAAGTGAAACGGccgtggatttacgaccaattcagctggggtcactaagagaaggtcacaaattgacatatttcttgtagtgtatacCTAAAAAGATAGAGATATTCCTCCCTAGCCATCCATTCCTCCAATTCTTTTAGGGAAAGCAAGAGTAGGTTCCAACCTACTATTTCACCAAAGCAAATCTCCAGTTCGTCGATTCCCCGCGCGATTCTACGCGTATCTTGTCACTCTTGGATTTGTTGGGAACCATAGACGGTTGGTGTTTTCCCGAAGCTTTCAAGTTGTGTGGTTGTACCCCGGGCTCCAAAACTACATGTGTTCTCTAAAAAATACATGTCTTTTGACAAGGTGAACTCCTTCTGAAAATACAcggacatttaaaaaaatgttctgtgTATGTTTAAAATTCCTTCTTGTATTTGAAAAACTATACAAGTAATTTATAAAGTGCTCATGTTGTTATAAAAGAGCTGATGTATTTTTTGAATTTTGTGTTTATAAAAAAAAGAGGTCCATCAAtgcgcgggggtgggggtggggactGAAAAAGAAAAGAACCAAAAGAAATTTGAAGCTCTGaaagaaaaccgaagaaaaatGAGAAAGAGAAACACAAAAATATGACAAAATAGTCGGCCAGGTCATTCGCCTTCGTGTGACAAGATGAATTTTTGTTTATATGAGCTACATAATTCATATTTCATGTGTAAGTTAGTTTAATGACAACCAGATGTGGACCGTCCAAGACGTTTTTTTTCCACAGGCCAAACACGGTGATGCCAGTTTCCCTTTTATCTCGAATTTTTCTAGTGATTTTGTTTTAATTTTTCATTCTTCCTGGTTTTTTAGATGGGCAAGTCCATGTCGAGTTTTTTTTCCTCTTCtactttttttgttattttttcttcattttttctttttagtttttattttgcATGCATTTATTTTTGTTACTTTTACCTTTTCAATTTTTGTTCTAGATTTATGACTTTTATGTTTATCTCTTATAATTCAAACATTTTCCCTGTTGTATATCAAATACAGAACGGATTTGTTTGACGAAAGGGTCGAAGATTCTTTTTCTAAGTACACGACAACAATTTGCTTTACCATTTTCAAGTTTCTTATTTTCTGTATGTTTCTTTGGATAATGTATTCTTTTAAATGTACGAAATAGAAAAAGAAACCAAATGGGCCGTGGTCCACTACTGCCGGGTGCGTGCTAACGGTGTTATCCCACGCCCTACGAGCGGACTAGGATGATGTCTGGCGAGAGATAGGGGGTGTGTAAGCCGAAGGACCATTTCTTCTCCAGGCCCACTCTCCAGAGCCCAAGTTGAGCGGGGCAGGGCAGCCACTGCGAGCGATCAGGTCCGGTTCCTACATGACGTGCGCGACCGGACCTGACCCCCGCCGCAGGCTGCAAGCACCAGCAGCGAGCGAGCAGGGCACGCAGATTCGGCGTTTGTGGATAAACACGCACTGCCAAGCACAGATTTGGCGTGCCTGCGAAGTCGCCGGAGGGGTCGGTCCGTGGCAGCACCAACGAGCTAGACACGGCCCCAGCTCATATTAGCGGACTGGGTTAATTAAGCGCTCGCGGAATCTTGGCTGAAGAACAAGGCTGGGTTGTCAAATTTCTTTTCGCTTTTGCTAAACATCAAGTATACTCCCCTCGGCATCGATTCCCTTGAGCACAAGTAGTATGCATCTATGTAGACGCTTCAAAATTTTGCCCTAAGGGCATCTCCTGCGCGGACCTCAAATCGTCCGCAAACGTCTGGATCGAACTTTTTAGACGCTGCAAGCCATCTAACAGGGTCCCGTATTGTAAGCGGCCACCCATGTCTCAAACCCGAAAGCGAGCGAGCAAACACGATTTGCCTCGCCCTgcgccgcatgcatgcatgcaacgcaaCGGGCCCGGCCGAATTAATCGCGCCTGCACGCAGGCAGCATTCAATCTTCTGGCGCATGCATGCACGTACGGCCCGCCAAATACACATGTACGATGAGATGAACGCCCCAGATCCCAGGACGGGCCGCTACAGTCCCACGTCGTATCGGGGGGCAGCAAGGCGCCTAGGTAGGTCGATCCCCACCCGGCCACCCCACGCAAAATTAGCAGCCGTGCccatgtgcatgcatgcacgcagaTCCGTCCATGCCTTTAGTTAATGTCGATGAACTCCATGCGCATGAATGCATGATGATGCAGTACTACGCAGTCTAGCCAGGTAGCCTTGTCGTGGATTAGGCCTCTcgtgtacgtacgtacgtacgtgcccAGGCAGGATCTGTGGCGTGGAGGGCTCCATTTTGACACGCAGTTAATACCAAGAGCAAAGCAATTGCATGCATGGTCCAACCCTTCGAATTACTCTTGGTACTCCATGCATGCGTCGCATTGCACTGCCTGTAAAAACGGTCAGTGTTGAAAGCTTAGGCAATGGCGGATTCGAAAAGATTCTCGAGTAATGTGAGTTTGGGACCTCTCTTGGCAAAAGCTTTGGGCACGCAGTGAATTTTGAACTATCCTCTTGGAGCTAGCTACACACCCCTTTCTATGTGTAATGTGTTGATTATTAGCTAGCTGTAGAAGATataagatgtactccctccgttccaaaatagatgacccaactttgtactaactttatactaaaattaatataaagttgagtcatctattttggaacggagggagtagtaacacaGAAACTTAAATGCAAGGAGGCAGTGAAAAGATCAAGAACAGGGTGAAAAATAATACTAGCACAAACATTATTTCCTCACTGAAACAGAAGATGGCAGAAAGGCATGCTTGCTTGCGGCACTAGAGGAGCGCTGCAGGAAAGAAAGTTGAAAGAAAGGCATATGCATGCTTTAGCCAAGCACTGCACCGCCTTTGCTAGCTGATCTCAGCACTTTGAGACTATGGACTATACCCTTAAGGTTTTTTGCTCTCCTTTTTTTTACCTACACACAAATTAATTAAAGGACACTGTTGAGACAGTGCTAGGCTTAGGCTGGTCACCACTCCATGGCTCCATGTACGGGTCTACATGAAGTCCACCTCAAAGAGATGcatgttattgttgttgttgttgccgccGCCGTGGTTGCTGTTGTTGTTCTGGTCGGAGACCTCACCGTTGGCCGCCCCGGCAGACGGCAACCCGCTGGAGCACACCGACGAGCACGACAGGATGTTGCTGTTGCCGTTGCCGTTGTTGTTCTGCTGCAGCAGGGAGGTGATGAAGTGCTGCTGCtcctgatggtggtggtggagctgcatgGCGTTGCTGAGGTGCTGGTGGTCGTCCTTCTCCCGTGGCTCTCCGAGGGTGAGTGTCatcggcctcgccgccgccgccgccgccttgctctgGTCGTGCTGCTGCAGGCAGCTGATGGCGCTCGTGTTCGACGAGATGGTGGACTTGGTGGCGCTCAAATCTGCTCGATCGTACGTGGCAAAGGGAACTAATTAGCCGTGCGTGGTTAATAATGGTGATCAATTGCACTGGGTAGGATGCAAATGAAGCAAAGGTGCGTGCACGTTAGCTAGCTTACTGTTGTTGTCGGCGGCGTAGGAGCTCGAGATGGCGCCAGGGTTGGGTTTCTTGGAAGGCGGCGCCGAGTCCTTGGACGTCGCGGTCGTGCTGCTGctcgccggcttcctccggcggcggttgtgctcggccagcctcTTCCGGCAGCTCCTCTTGGCCTCGTCGAACTCGGTGAGCACGTGGAACCTACACGACCAACAAACTTAACTCAATATTTTGCTCTGTTAAAAAACAAACTAACTTGCTAGTCAATCTTTAGCTAGCTAACAAACCTCGCAAAAAAATAATCTTTACCTAACAAAATACTAGCAGTAATTTCTCAAAAAAGAAATACTAGCAGTAAATAGCATCTACCGTTCAACCAAATAATGCTCATACACCAGATGACGAGCATGGATGGTCAAGAAAACTATAATTGGCATGCAAAAGTCTAGTCGGCACTGGCACCCTCCGCGACAACATTGGTCAATGGGAGGATAAAGAGGAAACGCCGGGGAAGAGATATGGTCAGGGCAAAAGCCTGGCGCCGGATCAGCCAgcgtctccctcctctcctctccccctagTCTGCACTCTGCACCCTGCCAGCGGCATCCCGAAGCACGCAGCCTTTTCCCTCCGCCTTTTGATTCTCTCCCTTTCCACGACCCTTTCTCCGCCCATGGATCGATCCCCGGAAAACCACCAAGGAAAACGCCATGGGCAGATGCGAGCATGAGCATGACCTAGTACTCCTCCCTCCATGCCATGAAGCAGTGTTTTCTCTTGTCATTTTTTGGTTTGACATGACTGGTCGTCTCAGTGCGCGACTGAGCGGGCCGAGCTTTTCCATGGCTGCCCGCAACGGACAATGGACATGAGCCAAATCAGAGCGCGAACTGAAAAGGCAAACAGCTTCCACTGGCCCTACACCTAGCCTAGCTGCAACCTAGCTCTAGCTATAGCCATACAGGGCTTCTGCAAGAACATCACCTCACAAAGCAAGAACTACTGTTCCatttgtagagagagagagagagggagtgggggTGTGGGGGTCTGGCTCTGCTGACCTGCTGCATTGCTGGCAGAAGCGCTGCTGCTTGCCGGCCGCGGCGACGAGGGACGCCTTGGCGTGGTACTCGCACACCTTGTGGCGCCGGTGGTAGTGCTTGGCGCCGGAGAGGTCCGCCTTGCAGCCCTCGGCCTGGCACCGCGGCGGCTGGTGGTGCGCGCCGCCGAACCCGAGCCCGAACACGCCGCCCAGGCGGGACCGCATGAGGAGACGGTCCACGGCCATCATGTCGCCGGGGGAGAAGTAGGTCCGCCGGCCGAGGTTGAGCCCGATCCTCCCCGCgtccccggcgccgcccccgccctcgcGCTTCACCATCCCGAGCGCCGGGTACACGTCGCCGTGGCCGTGCATGCCCATGGTCGGCATCTGCAGCTGCATCCCGGGCATGGGCGGTGGCGCCATGGGGAgcagcccgccggcgccgcccccgtTCATCTGGTGGTGCGGCGCGTCCTGGAACTGgccgaaggcggcggcggccgccgcgaaGTCGAAGTTGTCGTACATCATCGCGCCCTGGTGGTGGCGCTGGcctccccctccgccgccgccgccggcctgcaCCATGCCGGCGTGCTCGAAGCCGACGTAGGGCGGCTGCTGCATTGCCGCGAACGGGAAGTCGTCGCCCGCCGCCGCGTTCATCCTGCCGCCGCTCATCATGGCCCTAGTGTGTGTGTGGTCGCTCGGAGCTCAAGAAGAGAAGGCCGGGGGGAGCTAGCAGCTGGGAGGCGTGTGGTTGGCTAAGCTCGCTCGCTAGCTGTATGAATCAGTTGTGCTGTGCTGTGTAAGGTGGTGGAGGGCGCAGAGGTGGTTAAAAAGGCAGCCAGGAGAGAGAAGAGATTGAGAGAGAGAGCAATGCGGGTAGTGTACTGtggtgtagagagagagagagagagagagagagagagagagagagagagtgatggagagtgtggaggagggaggagggtgaTGAGTGTGTGCGTGTCCCTTGGCAATAACTCTTGGCGCGTAGCTTGTCCGGGAGTGGCATGTATGTGTCAGCGGCCTCGCTGGACGAAGATGGCCGGGCCTTCTCCTTGCTGTTCCGGTGCAACAAGTCGCCGTGGTTGTTTTGGAGAGAGAAGCGTATACCCCCACAGAGAAGACATGCATGGACACTTGCGTGGGCTATGTACTTATTTTCTTATTGTTGTTTTTCTTGTGCTTGCAAAATCAAAATGTGATTCTGGTTCGAATATGTACTCACGTGAACTTCTTTGGGCCGGATGTGTCCGCAACCTTTTGTGTTCCTAGTGCAACCACAACGCGGATCACCAAATCGATCGCAAAATGTTCATCGGACCGGACGGTCCGGATATTTTAATCGTCCAACCACGGGCATTAAATTTGTCCAGACCGACCCAGACATTTGAATTCTCGCAAACCGACACCAAACTGAGGGTAGGTTTGGGGGAGTCCGAACGTCCGTCACGTTGGATTCCAACATCCTGGACCCACCGAAAAAACCCTTCTCCATGCCTCGAGATCTCCTCCATGCATTCAGAGTGGACGTCATCGGTCGGCTACCAGTATTCATGCCAGCTGACCATCCGTCCGCCTAAATGGCATTCACACCAGGATGGAGCCTCAAAAGCTTACTCCAGTGCTCCACATTCAACCCATTGCACCGCCTACCCTAGTTATTTAAGTCGACTGGCCACGATCGAGTACCCTACCCCTCTGTGGCCTTTTTCACTGTCCAAGCCATCGTCATATTACCCCTTCTTCACACCCCTGTTCGAGCACCTTCGCATCATTGTCCGTCATGTGCTGGCGCAATCGCTGGCACCGCTCGTGGGTGGTAGAGGCAACTCTCACCGCGGTGCCTCACCAAAATCTTGGCGGAGGTCCATGTCGCAAAGTCCCGGCCCCAGCCTGCATTGTGGCGGGCCAACTCCGAGCTCTTCGGATTCAGAGCTGAGATaaaaggaggaggcggaggaggagctggCGCCAGTGGAGGAGACACTCGTGTCTGTGTGAAGACAGCTGCAGGCAGAGCATCACTACAaccgtgtgtgtgtggggggggggggggggggcagtggctGGTAAATGACTAGCTGGACGCGGAGCACGCGAACATAGCTGTTGTCACGTCCATGGTTGTGGTAGACCCGACGATCATCGATGTCAACCTGCCGTGGTTGCCTCCATGCACAGCTCCCGCCATCCGTGATGCCCATTGGCAGCTCCGCGCGAACATGTAGGGGAGCGCAACCGGCTCTTCGAGGGGCTGGAAGCGGATGATGGCGACGCGCCTGGCCAACACGACAATGTTGCCAAAGAGGCATCCGTCGTCAGCTTCTCCTCATTCGCACTGGCCGCCAATGACGACAAGACCAGACTGTCCCGTGTGGGGCACGTCGACCTCATCTCCGACGGGGAGAAGTAGAATACGATTTTTAGTTGTTTTTAGgtccttttgctatgtaaaaattATTCAAAAATCAATAGAAAATCATGACTGCTTTTATTTGTTTACTCCGGTTGGAGGGCCGGTGCCTCGCCCACTGCCTGCGGACACGTCTAGACGTGTCCATGGACATTTTGTGCCGTTCATTTTGGTCATCCCGTTGGAGTTTTCCTTGCTCTCGACATTTTTCTCCTCAAAATGCATGCTCGATCCCATTGACCATGTGTGCATGTATATGTACTATCAAAACGATACAGACAGGAAGAAAGAGcaagggaagggagagggagaggactaaACAAAGACTACCACCGCTACTAGTTGTGATACTATGATCTTTTTCTGTTTGTTTCCTGTGCACAAACGGCACCTACCAAGCAGCCAGGGAGCAGTTGCTGCTTTCTTCAGGGTAGCTTGGCTGCTTTCTTGTGTATGGCAAAGCTATAGGGTTTCTTACTTTCCCACAATGGTCCGGCTTTCCTCTGTTAACACATCAGCAACTAGCTAGCCAACACTCAATGCAAAATAGTTGTGTGGGCTAACTCTTGTGGAAACATGAGCTGTTTTCTTTGAGCAGGAAAAATGAAATGTTTAAGTTACCCCCTAGATGATGAAACTTAGTTAACATAATACAAGTTCGGAGCGTGTGGAATAATTGGGACATGGATGGAAACTGTTTGATGGCATGCTTGTCAATAAAAATAGCAAAATCATGGGATGGCTTAAAAAAAGGTTTACTGAACTAAGAAGTGGCATTTCGCAATTGCATAAGCTTGTTTAATAAGCACAAATAAAACTACTAATGGAATCTCTTATTATCCTGCAAAAGATATGTTTATATACTGTAAGATATGTTTGGGGAAGCAAATACATTGTACTGTAGGTGAATTCATGCATACATAATGTTTTGTACATATAATGCAATTATGTATCACGAAAGCACGGTCGGGCTCATAGCACTATAGTCCTTTGCATTATTCATGCAGTTGGCAACAATGTTGAATTTCTCGTTGACAGTACAAGTTTTAGCACATATCCAGAACAACAAACATGCACATCACCTCATATAATTGCAATTGATGCTCACAATTTAATTATAGTCAATGAATGACAATTGATGAGTCCATGAAGAAAAAACACCTACTGCGTAGACTTTCACCCCTTGTCACAGCTCAACAAGATGTTTTGCAACaatgaaatatcaacaattttttCAATGTTGATACATGTTTGTATATGCAGTGGAATGTGATGTTGTGTATAAATGCTTATTTCTATAGGTTATACTTGTGAATGTTGTTATCTGAGTTCAACTGTGTGAATAAGGTGATATGAGTACATATTTGTGCTTCAACATATATCACCATATAGGCTTTGCTGAGGTCATCATGTATCGTAGTGAGCCACACAATGGCGTCAAAATTGAGAATTATTTTTAGTGAAAAGTGGCATAGAACAAGAAAAGAGACACATTGCTCATTGGTATAGTGACAACTCAGAATATAAGTTTGTAGTAACTAAGAATGCTAACCCTCGCAGCTAATAGTAAGGGTATAAGAACATCTCCAAAGGCTTCCCATATAGCCGCACCATTTGTCCAGACAAAAAACACAGGGCCAAAGGGTCTTCCCAAACCATCCTGATCCATCTGAACAAGCCGCACCGTCCCAAACCTAGCCCACCTCTAGGGTGGGTATGGGGCTATTCGGACACGTCTGGACATGTCCACCAGGTTGGCCCTCACTGGTATCGCCCATCCGTACTCCACATAATCCTCATCCGCACGATCAacccaaaaccctaaccctagctctcaCTGTCACTCCCCTCTCATCTCATCTCTGCCCCTCTCCTCTCGTATCATTTCCATCTCCAGCTCCGAATCTGGATCAGACCCTGATGGGGTGAACGGGAAGCTCATCGAGGCCAAGGAAGAGTAGCAGTTCCTGCCCCGTCGGTATTGGGCGGAGACCTGTGGCTGGGCGCCATCCCCACCACCCCGGCGCGGATCCAACATCCGGGCGGCATCCCGGCCACCCTGGCACGGGTCGATCGAAAGCAAGTGATCACTGTAGCGCGAGTGGAGTAGAAACGGCGCCGGTTTTCCTCATTCGCTCCATGCCATGCTGCCCGAGGGGTGGGTGCAGCTAGGGTTTGggtgtcgggtttcgaggaggccgcgcGACCGGAGTGGGAGCGTGGACTGCGACCGGTCCATGacttcccatttaagaaggacgccACCCGCTCGcctgggtggatgacaggtggggccgaccgCGCGTGCGCATTAATGTTGggcggtgggaggtaggtggccaaCTGCCATGCGGCCCCGAAGCGGACGAACGGCGCGTCCGTTTACTGTCCACCGCGACCCAAACTCGGCGCAaatttgcgctcgaaatgggtcggcccggacacaaaacggaccagatgAGTTCAGGCCATCGCACGCTGGGCCGTGGGGTCTGTCCGTTTTGCCCCAAACAGACAGGGCCGGACGGGATGAGGtcacgcgctggagttggccttaaaAGGAAGAAACGGAGGACGGTTGTAGGGGCGGACAAGTGAGGCTAGACCCCTGCTGTCCGCGGACATATGAGGGCTCAAAATTTGTCCATTGCCCTTGGAAATGCAAGTTCCAAGCTTGCAGGCATGTTTTCCCACCCAACTAAATGCACACAGCTCACTGATCTGGTGCACATAAAGATCTGCTCAGCTAATTGGCAACCTAGCCCCCACACATCCATCGTAATCCATACACGTGGTGCATCCGTGCCGCCCGTAATCAGTATCAGTAGACGAATTGGTGAGCATGCAACAGTACAAGTACTACACTGACCCCTGCCTTGCATTGCCTTGTGTACATGAAAACACAGCCTGTAGCAGTTTACAGAACACTGACACGATCGCCTTAACCGTTCTTTCCCTTTTCAGAGAACTGACAAGTTTCCGGACCGGAACGATATACACTGCCCCCTGCCATTTTTTACCGTATCGTGTACAGTGCCTTCTGCCTGCTGCATGTATCTAGGCTTTCTCCCTCTTGGTGCCCATGATGGCACGGAGTGATAAATACTTACCACTGGTGGCACCGTAAGAAAATTTGAATAGCGTGGTCCGGTCCTACGTGCACACCGACGCATTTCCCGTATAAGTACGTGGTGCACAGTAAAATTACAGCACATTTGCACGTACTGAGCGTAAGTACGTAGTTACCATGCGACCGGGTAAATGCACGTATATATACATTGCAAGCTGCACACCTGAAGCAGATGATTTTTATCCATGCCTTCGTACCCACTTGTATGTTTTGCTTGAACTCTTTTTTACATGGACAACAAGGCCACGCACGCACATCACTACACAGCACGTACACCCCACGCACAAAGACATTACACATATACATTTATCTTTTAATCACGTTTGGATCACAGGGATCAAGAATAATTACGCTTAGTCTCACTAAATTTGTAGGGTTTTGCAAG
Protein-coding regions in this window:
- the LOC123169659 gene encoding squamosa promoter-binding-like protein 10, producing the protein MMSGGRMNAAAGDDFPFAAMQQPPYVGFEHAGMVQAGGGGGGGGQRHHQGAMMYDNFDFAAAAAAFGQFQDAPHHQMNGGGAGGLLPMAPPPMPGMQLQMPTMGMHGHGDVYPALGMVKREGGGGAGDAGRIGLNLGRRTYFSPGDMMAVDRLLMRSRLGGVFGLGFGGAHHQPPRCQAEGCKADLSGAKHYHRRHKVCEYHAKASLVAAAGKQQRFCQQCSRFHVLTEFDEAKRSCRKRLAEHNRRRRKPASSSTTATSKDSAPPSKKPNPGAISSSYAADNNNLSATKSTISSNTSAISCLQQHDQSKAAAAAARPMTLTLGEPREKDDHQHLSNAMQLHHHHQEQQHFITSLLQQNNNGNGNSNILSCSSVCSSGLPSAGAANGEVSDQNNNSNHGGGNNNNNNMHLFEVDFM